A stretch of the Flavobacterium sp. 5 genome encodes the following:
- a CDS encoding SusC/RagA family TonB-linked outer membrane protein — protein MKTKLITLLFIGGIIFSGNATEAAIKKQRFDQKSAQVEISGQVIGQDDGMPIAGATIYAKSNNKIATITDESGRFKLNVPENETHIIISYIGYARLEFNLQQTTDLIIKIKPAENVLEQVVVTALGVKKSNKAVSYAVTELKGNEFTKAKESNIANALVGKIAGVNVSSTATGPNGSTRVVIRGNGSLNGNNQPMYVVNDLPIDNTQLNLPGIGNGAGSTRINVDRGDGTSVINPDDIKSITVLKGGTAAALYGANAANGVILIQTKRGSAQKGIGVEYNTSFTFETPSIIPDWQYEYGSGAGGKKPTTKEEAIADGRWSWGAKMDGSNVIQFDGVERPYVAQKNNIKNFYKTGTTFINSIALSGGNEKATGRLSFLNMDNQGVVPNSDFNRKSVNIASNVNLTNWLKFDAVVQYNLEKSNNRPTVSDAEANPNWGTYMIANTVDIRNLSPGYDENGIEEAWNPVAVATNPYFAVNKIQNSDTKNRFIGMLNVKVNFTPELFLQGRIGQDYTDYEFFGYIPKTTLNNPVGYAQGSRMKLSNLNSEAILNYTKKNIYDNFSLNALVGVNSRTNLRDETKVEGSNFVLDDFYALSNLSTLTYTYPYGKTKTNSVYGAVDLDYKNLVFLNFTGRQDWFSTLSAENNTVFYPSVGTSVILSEIVKMPEWVSFTKLRTSWAQVGGATPDPYALNQSYSMVQGGHNGQQLQTPTSTRVPNSTLSPLTSTTFEIGADLGFLNNRLNIDFAWYNRATTDDIVETTISNASGANTALLNLGKMRNKGVELLVSGKIIASGNFSWDASFNGAYNKNTVEALTDQLSSITMATSVNGYVTITSDVGRPYSTIKGYKPLTDANGNTVYNVSGGSATIARGPLEELGQGVHPWSAGISNEFKYKSFSFSFLVDGKFGGSLYSGTDLYGTRMGLTKLTLEGRENGLPIKGVDTKGNPVDMVIAPENLRTYYDGLKSISSTFVYDASFVKLRQVVFGYQLPIEKLKGLSKLQGASISFIARNLFILYKKTPNVDPESVFSAGNAQGVEQFGVPKTRSFGLSLNVKF, from the coding sequence ATGAAAACAAAGTTAATTACATTACTATTTATTGGGGGGATTATCTTCTCAGGAAATGCAACAGAGGCTGCAATAAAAAAGCAACGTTTTGATCAAAAAAGCGCTCAGGTTGAAATTTCGGGCCAAGTAATTGGTCAGGATGACGGAATGCCAATTGCTGGAGCAACTATTTATGCAAAAAGCAATAATAAAATAGCAACAATTACAGATGAGTCAGGAAGGTTTAAATTAAATGTTCCAGAAAATGAAACACACATCATTATAAGTTATATAGGTTACGCAAGATTAGAATTCAATTTACAGCAAACTACAGATTTGATTATAAAAATTAAGCCAGCTGAAAATGTTTTAGAACAAGTTGTTGTAACTGCATTAGGTGTTAAAAAAAGTAACAAAGCCGTTTCATATGCTGTAACTGAATTGAAAGGGAATGAATTTACCAAGGCTAAGGAAAGTAATATTGCAAATGCTTTAGTTGGAAAAATTGCAGGTGTAAATGTAAGCAGTACGGCAACTGGGCCAAACGGATCAACCAGAGTTGTGATTCGTGGAAATGGTTCATTAAACGGAAATAATCAGCCGATGTATGTTGTAAATGATTTACCTATAGATAACACTCAACTTAATTTACCAGGTATTGGCAATGGCGCTGGTTCTACAAGAATAAATGTTGATAGAGGTGACGGAACTTCTGTTATAAATCCAGATGATATTAAAAGCATTACGGTTTTAAAAGGGGGAACTGCAGCAGCATTATACGGTGCAAATGCAGCAAATGGTGTTATTTTGATTCAGACCAAAAGAGGGTCTGCTCAAAAAGGAATTGGTGTAGAATACAATACTTCATTCACTTTTGAAACTCCATCTATTATACCTGATTGGCAATATGAGTATGGTTCTGGTGCCGGAGGAAAAAAACCAACAACTAAGGAGGAAGCTATTGCTGATGGCCGTTGGTCTTGGGGTGCAAAAATGGATGGGTCTAATGTTATACAATTTGACGGGGTTGAGAGACCTTACGTAGCTCAAAAAAACAATATCAAAAACTTTTACAAAACAGGAACAACTTTCATTAACTCTATCGCTTTATCTGGTGGAAATGAAAAGGCAACAGGGCGCCTTTCGTTTCTGAACATGGATAATCAAGGGGTTGTGCCAAATTCAGATTTTAATCGTAAAAGTGTTAACATTGCGAGTAACGTGAACTTAACAAATTGGTTGAAATTTGATGCTGTAGTTCAATATAATTTAGAAAAATCAAATAACAGACCAACAGTTTCTGATGCTGAAGCAAATCCGAACTGGGGAACTTATATGATTGCCAACACAGTTGATATTAGAAACCTTTCTCCAGGATATGATGAAAATGGTATTGAAGAGGCTTGGAATCCTGTTGCGGTTGCTACCAATCCTTATTTTGCAGTTAATAAAATTCAAAACAGCGATACTAAAAACCGTTTTATTGGAATGCTGAATGTAAAAGTAAATTTCACACCCGAATTATTCCTTCAAGGACGAATTGGTCAAGATTATACTGATTACGAGTTTTTTGGGTATATTCCAAAAACAACATTAAACAATCCTGTTGGATATGCACAAGGTTCAAGAATGAAATTATCAAATCTGAACTCTGAAGCAATCCTTAATTATACTAAGAAAAATATTTACGATAATTTCTCTTTAAATGCTTTAGTAGGAGTTAATTCCCGAACTAATTTAAGAGATGAAACAAAAGTTGAAGGATCTAATTTTGTATTAGATGATTTCTACGCTTTAAGTAATTTATCGACACTGACTTATACTTATCCTTACGGAAAAACCAAAACAAACTCTGTTTATGGAGCTGTAGATTTAGATTATAAAAATTTAGTTTTCTTAAACTTTACTGGACGTCAGGATTGGTTTTCTACTCTTTCTGCAGAAAATAATACTGTATTTTATCCATCTGTAGGAACAAGTGTTATACTTTCTGAAATTGTAAAAATGCCAGAATGGGTTTCATTTACAAAGCTAAGAACTTCTTGGGCACAGGTTGGAGGAGCAACTCCAGATCCGTATGCACTAAACCAATCATACTCTATGGTTCAGGGTGGGCATAATGGACAGCAATTGCAAACTCCAACAAGTACGAGAGTCCCAAATTCAACTTTAAGTCCATTGACTTCTACAACATTTGAAATTGGAGCTGACTTAGGTTTTTTAAACAATCGTTTAAATATTGACTTTGCATGGTATAACCGAGCAACAACAGATGATATTGTTGAAACTACAATTTCAAATGCATCTGGTGCTAACACCGCTTTATTGAATCTTGGAAAAATGAGAAATAAAGGAGTTGAGCTTTTAGTTAGTGGTAAAATTATTGCTTCAGGAAATTTTTCATGGGATGCTAGCTTTAATGGGGCATACAATAAAAATACAGTTGAAGCTCTTACAGATCAGCTTAGTTCGATTACGATGGCGACTTCTGTAAATGGATATGTAACTATTACAAGTGATGTTGGCAGACCTTATAGTACTATAAAAGGGTATAAGCCTCTTACAGATGCAAATGGCAATACTGTTTATAATGTAAGCGGTGGTTCAGCGACTATTGCTAGAGGTCCGCTTGAGGAATTAGGTCAGGGAGTTCATCCTTGGTCCGCTGGAATCAGCAATGAATTTAAATATAAATCATTTTCATTCAGCTTTTTGGTTGATGGTAAATTTGGAGGAAGCCTATACTCAGGAACTGATTTGTATGGAACTCGTATGGGATTAACAAAACTTACTTTGGAAGGGCGTGAAAATGGTCTGCCGATTAAAGGTGTAGACACTAAAGGAAATCCAGTTGACATGGTAATTGCTCCGGAAAACTTAAGAACGTATTATGATGGTTTAAAAAGCATTTCTTCAACATTTGTTTACGATGCAAGTTTCGTAAAATTAAGACAAGTGGTTTTTGGTTATCAATTGCCAATTGAAAAACTAAAAGGTTTATCTAAACTTCAGGGAGCCTCTATTTCTTTTATAGCAAGAAACTTATTCATTCTTTATAAGAAAACACCAAACGTAGATCCTGAATCTGTATTTAGTGCTGGAAACGCTCAGGGTGTAGAACAATTTGGAGTGCCAAAAACAAGAAGTTTTGGTTTAAGTTTAAACGTTAAATTTTAA
- a CDS encoding SusD/RagB family nutrient-binding outer membrane lipoprotein, whose product MKKITILYITGILLGSMTACTNDFEEINTNPNVVEKPTPNYVFSKSQLDGLNNNYYSVNILQCGGMLQHYATYKEASGVGDKYLNNEVYFSAYFNQAYPTGINEVEIVIDALKNNPNDSNRLNIARIWKAYLYHRVTDLYGDVPYFEAAKANSSQIFLPKYDTQESIYKDLLKELDEAATALDISKPSYGNADFIYNGDVAKWKKFSYSLMLRLGLRLTKVDPALAKIWVTKAINGGVILNGSDNAIMKYTDGPNDLNRNPVGFDSRKQDFTQGSYGQKNVEGGKLSNTFIDLLKTTEDPRISVYAGVWEGTVQNTALAVQKGFPNGLKTAPTPIEQATFSEPNQSTVFKYDAPLIVLSNAETNLYLAEAAARGWYINETDKDLYDKGVKASFLNMGIYGVGYAITDASPYLTVNPFNTAGSFDEKMNQIHTQIWVALFVDEQEVYANWRRTGYPVLVPVNFPGNVTNGTIPRRIKYPTSEYSVNSVNLAEANKRQGEDAFTTKIWWDK is encoded by the coding sequence ATGAAAAAGATAACCATTTTATATATTACAGGTATACTTTTAGGAAGTATGACAGCTTGTACCAATGATTTTGAAGAAATAAACACTAATCCAAATGTTGTTGAGAAACCAACTCCGAATTATGTTTTTAGTAAATCGCAGCTTGACGGTTTAAACAATAATTACTATTCTGTTAATATCTTACAATGCGGAGGCATGTTACAGCATTATGCTACTTATAAAGAAGCGTCTGGTGTTGGAGATAAATACTTAAATAATGAAGTCTATTTTTCAGCATATTTTAATCAAGCATATCCAACTGGTATAAATGAAGTTGAAATTGTAATTGATGCTTTAAAAAACAATCCGAACGACAGTAATAGATTGAACATTGCAAGAATTTGGAAAGCTTATTTATACCATAGGGTTACTGATTTGTATGGTGATGTTCCATATTTTGAAGCTGCAAAAGCAAATAGCTCGCAAATTTTTCTGCCAAAATATGACACTCAGGAATCTATTTATAAAGATTTATTGAAGGAGCTTGATGAAGCGGCAACTGCATTAGATATTTCTAAACCAAGTTATGGTAATGCAGATTTTATATATAACGGAGATGTTGCCAAATGGAAAAAATTCTCTTATTCGCTAATGCTTCGTCTTGGGTTGAGATTAACAAAAGTTGATCCGGCTCTTGCCAAAATTTGGGTTACAAAAGCTATTAATGGTGGGGTAATCTTAAACGGATCTGATAATGCAATTATGAAATATACGGATGGTCCAAATGATCTCAATAGAAACCCAGTTGGTTTTGATTCAAGAAAACAAGATTTTACTCAAGGTTCATACGGTCAAAAAAATGTTGAAGGTGGAAAATTATCTAATACATTTATCGATCTGTTAAAAACAACTGAAGATCCTAGAATCAGCGTTTATGCTGGAGTTTGGGAAGGAACAGTGCAAAACACAGCTCTTGCTGTTCAAAAAGGTTTTCCAAACGGACTGAAGACAGCTCCAACTCCAATTGAGCAAGCTACATTTTCTGAGCCAAACCAAAGTACTGTTTTTAAATACGATGCACCTCTTATAGTTTTAAGTAATGCTGAAACGAATCTATATTTAGCGGAAGCTGCTGCAAGAGGATGGTATATAAATGAAACTGATAAAGATTTATATGATAAAGGAGTAAAAGCTTCATTCTTGAATATGGGAATTTATGGAGTTGGTTACGCTATTACAGATGCAAGTCCATATTTAACAGTAAATCCTTTTAATACTGCTGGATCTTTTGATGAAAAAATGAATCAGATTCACACTCAGATCTGGGTTGCTTTATTTGTTGATGAACAAGAAGTTTATGCAAACTGGAGAAGAACTGGATACCCTGTTTTAGTACCTGTAAATTTCCCTGGAAATGTTACAAACGGAACAATTCCAAGACGTATAAAATACCCAACTAGCGAATATTCAGTGAATTCTGTTAACTTAGCAGAAGCGAACAAACGCCAAGGAGAAGATGCTTTTACAACAAAAATTTGGTGGGATAAATAA
- a CDS encoding GntP family permease: MSILILTACIVFLILQIAWFKINPFIAFIITALLAGLFLGLPINTLSQTVQKGLGDMLGSITLIIVFGTCIGKLTVSSGAANVIAKTVMGWTGKKYVRLGLMITGFIVGIPLFYSVGFVLLVPLIFSVAHQFKLSKVYLGIPMLASLSVAHGFLPPHPSPMALSSILNADIGLVLVYGIVIAIPTIFIAGLLFSNLLKNIKTESNHEILNVEEIANEGKLPSFSISLFSALFPVFGLTLTSLLPLISKNETVINICKTIGEPSMIMLISLLICTYTLGIRMNRSLKVVMDDYAIAIKDVALIVLIVGGAGSLKEVMIVSGVNETIVSTLTQTNIHPYLLAWIMAAIIRVCVGSATAAGLMTASVLLPLLQANHLDPNLLVLAVGAGSLMCSHVNDPSFWMFKEYFNISLKDTFKSWTVMESLVSVLGIIFVFILNSIIH; the protein is encoded by the coding sequence ATGAGCATTTTAATTCTTACTGCATGCATTGTTTTTTTAATCCTGCAAATCGCTTGGTTTAAAATCAATCCTTTTATTGCATTCATTATAACAGCTTTATTAGCAGGTCTTTTTTTAGGCCTGCCAATAAACACTTTGTCGCAAACGGTGCAAAAAGGTTTGGGGGATATGCTAGGTTCAATTACATTGATAATTGTTTTCGGAACTTGCATCGGAAAACTAACCGTTTCGTCTGGAGCTGCCAATGTTATTGCAAAAACTGTTATGGGATGGACGGGCAAAAAATACGTTCGCTTGGGCTTAATGATTACTGGGTTTATTGTTGGGATTCCTTTATTTTATAGTGTTGGTTTTGTTTTGTTAGTTCCGTTAATTTTTTCGGTAGCCCATCAGTTTAAATTGTCAAAGGTATATTTAGGAATTCCTATGCTTGCGTCACTTTCTGTTGCGCACGGTTTTTTGCCACCACATCCTTCTCCAATGGCATTGAGTAGTATTTTAAATGCTGATATTGGACTTGTTTTAGTTTATGGGATTGTCATTGCTATTCCAACAATTTTTATCGCTGGCTTATTATTTTCGAATTTGCTTAAAAACATCAAAACCGAGTCAAATCATGAAATCTTAAATGTAGAAGAAATTGCAAATGAAGGTAAACTTCCAAGTTTTTCCATTAGTTTATTCTCTGCTTTATTTCCTGTTTTTGGTTTAACATTGACTTCGTTATTGCCATTAATTTCAAAAAACGAAACGGTTATCAATATTTGCAAAACGATTGGCGAACCAAGTATGATTATGCTTATTTCACTGCTTATCTGTACGTACACATTAGGTATAAGAATGAACCGAAGTTTAAAAGTTGTGATGGATGATTATGCAATTGCAATTAAGGATGTTGCTCTAATCGTTTTAATTGTTGGTGGGGCAGGAAGCTTAAAAGAAGTTATGATTGTTAGTGGTGTAAACGAAACAATCGTATCTACTTTGACCCAGACAAATATTCATCCCTATTTATTGGCTTGGATAATGGCCGCGATTATAAGGGTTTGTGTTGGTTCTGCTACTGCTGCTGGTTTAATGACTGCCAGTGTTTTACTGCCTTTACTACAAGCAAACCACCTCGACCCTAATTTGTTAGTTTTAGCGGTCGGGGCAGGAAGCTTGATGTGTTCACATGTAAACGACCCAAGTTTTTGGATGTTTAAAGAATATTTTAATATCAGCCTAAAAGATACTTTTAAATCATGGACAGTCATGGAATCTTTAGTATCTGTTTTAGGAATCATTTTCGTTTTTATTTTAAACTCAATTATACATTAA